The Nicotiana tomentosiformis chromosome 2, ASM39032v3, whole genome shotgun sequence genome includes the window tattaccctccttgctcaagtttcaatttggtcatatacaatttaccaattatatacaaataagttttaaatgagtatccctttatattaggagttgaataaggaatatcagttattttcTTATCCCTTTATACTTGCCCACTCTTGTATAGATCGAAATCTATCTCAGTATTTGTGACTAAGTAACATCGAGAAAAGAGTCAGCCGAGGTCGACCAGGAGATGGCGAAGCCCGTGGTCGAGATGCAAAAGATAGTCGATATCGAGCATTGCAAAAAAAGTTGTAACGGCTAGTTTATTAGGgcaggatattaaagagaatattgcATATTTTttgtacttgtactattagggtttattGGGAGTATGTCCCAGATAAATAGGAAACAAAATAAGGAATagaggcatgtgatattcattgtgATAAGAACAGACTTTGCTAAAAGATATTTCCTCTCTCTTGTAAAGATACAAAGACtacctttttatcaagattcttgctcatattattcctcacttttccatcagatccgagaatatttCAAATGTTCTAAGATatgtctgtcactcatcattgtcaggtaGAATAATCATCCATCTCATTGTTTATTGGGTGAACCACTtctcttatttacttaaatatcatttactGCTATTTATTATCAATTACTCTTCCAGTATTGTTCATCCTTTATGATTATTTAATGTTATTTATTGTCAACCCCTTATTGGATTTGTCCCACCTTATACACGTTTTCAAGATTCGCATCTAGAGATATTgtcattaactaggtttaacccattGTTACATAAATATAATAGTTCTAACCGaaaattatactttttggtcaaacaaattGGCTCCATCTGTGGGGATCTCCTAGTTAAATTTTTTGTTTCCTCTAGATCTATAACCAACATGAATCACTAacgtaaagaaaaaaaaagagaaaacaagAACAAAATCATTTTCTCTTTGTATACACAGATCTAATATGGCAGGTaacaaagaagaaagaaggaaaataacGAGCGACCTCCtaaccaacctcatgaacatcATCCATGAGAGCTCTGAAGCAGTGGACGAGGACACAACACCAATGCCTCCCTCATACGAGGTGGGTCACCCCTTCCCcactgcagcatcacaaaatctcttggtaagggagCCTCCACATCTGTGTTAGAGGAGGCGCCACCAGCAGTAAAAAAGCTCCTTGAGGCTTGGCTAACTGACACGCTGACCAGCGTCCTCCATAAGCCCGTTCGAGACACGGCTACAGAAAATGCAAGGACTTGCATTATACCACCAGCGGATGAGCAGCACGGTCAATTCCCTCCTCCTCCAGCAACATGTATCACTCACAATGTCATTTATAGTGCAGGTGACGACACCCTCGCAACCATtttgaaaaggatggaggaaatggtAAATGAGAACAAAGCAGttcgggaccaaatgagagaacaccaagaaaggaTCAATAAGATACCGGGCGCCCCTAAGCTCTTGCCAAAGAGAGATGTTAGTCGGTTCGTCGAGTAGTCGTACAGTGATGATTCCACCCCACATGCCATTCCAAAGACCTTAAAATGTCGCCTTATCTGAAAATATACGATGGCACGACCGAACCCGAAGGCCATGTGACTCACtacgtcaccgccgtgaaaggcaatgacctcgccaaggaacaagtatcctccattttgTTAAAATAATTTGGCGAGACTTTCACAGGAGaagcattaacatggtattcacaactGCCTACCCGTTCTATTGAAGCCTTCGAAGAAATAGCCGATAAGTTCATAACGGCCCATGTTGAGGCCAAAAAGGCAGAGGTGAGAGTAAATGACATATTCGCTATTAAACAGTCTCCGGGAGAGAGATTGAGAGATTTCCTCGCCTGGTTCAACCGAGTAAGAATGACCTTGCCGAATGTATCGGAAGGGATGGCGGTCGTAGCTTTTCAAAAAGTGCTGAGTAGAAACGGTTCGAGGGCAACAAGAAAGTTACTAAGTCGGCTTTTGAAGTACCCCCCAAGTACATGGGATGAAATACACAATGCATATTGCACCGAAGTTCGAGCAGAtgaggacgacctcaatgggCCGACCCATTGGCTAACCTCGGTGCAAGCCGAATCCAGAAAAGATCAAAGAAATGATATGAGGAGAGATCTTGCAGCCTCACGACCAAATTGGGAACGACATCTACCATATGCCAAAACCGCCATTGCATCCTTCTCCCTCCATGAAGAGGGCCCGCCCCGATCAAAAACAGGGACTCACCAAAATAAAAGAGGTATGCCCCATTTACTATCCGCTCACAATTTGTGTGTCGcctacagaaatagtctacgccttggagaagctcAGACCGAAGGTGAAGTGGCCAAAAAAGATGAGGTCAAACCCGAACACCAGAAAATTAGAATCCCTTTGCGAGTTCCATCAAGATCGGGGATACAAAACTGAGGATTGCATCGCCGTAAGATaggaggtcgtaaacatgctATGACAGGGATACCTCAAAGAGTTGCTGAGCGGATGGGGAAGGACAAACTTTTCCAGAGGACATGAACAACACCAAGGACCGCCGAAACTGCCTCGCCAACCcgcaccatccacatgatcattggtggcgGCGGCGATGCTTCTATCAATAGTGTGAAGTTCACCACAATCCACAAGCTCAAACGGCCAATCACCCACAAACGGTACGATGAActtgaagaaagtatcatctttgaTAAATCAGATACCAACGGTTTGGCTTTCCCTGactatgatgcccttgttatcactttacgaattttagataccgacTTGAGATGCATTATGATAGACGATGGAAGCGGCGCGTGCATTATCCACCCTCGAGTACTTgtacaaatgaaactcgaggataagatagtatTGCGCTTCATCAAACTAataggttttaacaatgcagttaaGCGAACATCCGGCGAGATCACACTCCCTGTCCTAGCTGGTGGCGTCactctggaaaccacattccatatcatggaccaagacacgacgtacaacgccataatagggtGACCATGGATACACATTATGAGATCCATCCCCTCTAGCTTATACCAAGTCATAAAATTCCCAACTCAATGGGGAATATTCAGTATACGAGGGGAACAACACacatcccaagaatgctacagcaCCGCCCTAGACTGCACAGCCACCCAGCAAACAAAGGAcaagaaaaagaggcataacaATCAACAGGGTTGAGGTCGATGTGTGATGATAGCgaggacgtcatcagagacccTAACACAGTCGAAGCTGCAGAATCgaccatagaggacctcgaccccgttcagtTAGACAGCATCGACCACAACAAGAAATCTTACATCAATTAAAAAATTTCAGGAACCAGGTAAGTTTCGTCAATTTTTAACTGCTAACGCggacttgttttcttttagcaGTATGCAAAGAGGTGGAAAAATTGTTGAAAATTGGCTCCGTCAGGGAGTCGAaatacccccaatgggtcgctaacgtggtcatggtgaaaaagaagaatggcaAATAGCAGATGTGCATAGATTTCActgacttgaacaaagcatgccccaaggattcatttCCATTACCCTATATCaaccaactcatcgacgcaaaGCGAGGCATGAACTGCTAATCTTCTTGGACGCCTACTCGGGCTATAATCAGATACTCATGGAGGAAGAGGATTAGGATAaaaccaccttcatcacccatcAGGGGATGTACTTCTACAGGGACATGCCCTTCGGGCTGAAAAACGCGGGGGCTACTTATCAAAGGTTGGTGACGAgaatgttcaaagaccaactcggtAAAAtgatggaagtatatatagacgacatgctggtcaaatccaaactgaaagaagatcacatcaacCACTTTATAGAAACCTTCAACATTCTTAGGCAATACAGATTGAAActgaaccccgaaaaatgtgcattcagcGTGGCCTTAGGAAACGTCATAGGTTTCCTAGTGTCACAGTgaggtatcgaggtcaatcccgaccaaatcaaggccatcgaagggataccatagcacttgaccaccaaaaagcAGGTTCAGAGGTTGACTGGTCGTATCGCTGCCCTTTCAAGGTTTATTTCGCGGTCATCTGATAGGTGCCATAAATTCTTCGGCGTATTCAAAAAGGATAACGGCATCCAATGGACCCTTGAGTGTGACCAagccctgaaggagttaaaggtgtaCTTGTCATCGCCaccattgctttcaaaaccagAACCGGGGCAGCACCTCCTCGTCTATCTCTTCGTGTCTGAAGTAGCTGTGAGCGCAGTCCTGGTCCAAAAAAATAAAGGTACGcagtctcccatctattacattagcgaAACACTAGTAGACGCCGAGACAAGATACCCCTACCTCGAAAAACTGGCtttggccttagtcgtagcttcacaaaagattagaccatatttccaatgccaccccatctcaGTCGTCACGACCTCCCCCCTAAGAagaattttgcataaacccgagctatcggccaggttggccaaatgggccatcgaattgagcgagcacgatatcacatatcGGCCACGAACAACGATAAAGTCACAAGTCCTTGCTAACTTCGTCATGACTTCAGTGCAAAAAAAATGCCTGAAGTCGAAAAAGAAGTCATCCACGCTTCTCCCCAAACACATGACCTCTGGGTCCTGTACACTGACGGCGCGTCTAATGCGTCAGGGTCTGGGCTGGGACTCCTTCTCGAAGTCCCAATAGGCGAAGTGATTTGCCAGTCCATAAGATGCCTGGACAtgactaacaacaaggccgagtatgaggccgtaattgcagtattaagactagcactcaaatacggaGCGAAACAGCTAAGACTGCACTGCGATTCTCaactcgtggtcaaccaagtcatagggactttccaaatcaaggaacaaaggttgcaaaaTTACCAGACTGAAATCTGCAAACTACTACCCGAGTTTGATGAATGTCAACTCAACAAGATCCCTCGAGAACATAATACTGAGGTGgacggcctcgccaaattagTCGCAGCTACCAAATACATTGCAACCGGAGACAGAAACGTAGTCCATCTTTTTAATTCATCAATAAACctaatcgaggtaagaaccataaacctgacttgggactggcgcaactgTATTGTTACATACTTGTAGGACAGAATACTCCCAGTTGATTATAAAAAAGGCAAGAAATTGCGGATGCAAGCAGCCAGGTACAACATCTTTCACAACGACCTGTACAAGAGAACGTACAGCGGCCTTCTGGCAAAATGTCTGGGTCGTAATCAAACGTGGCACGTCCTTGAGGAAGTACACGAAGGCCACTGTGGATCTCACTCCGGCAATTGGGCTTTGGTCAGATACCTCATACGGGCAgggtattactggcccaccatgaaaaaggaggtCGCGTATTTCGTGAAAAAGTGTGAGCAATGCCAGATGTATGCCCCAATGATTCgccaagcaggcgaacacctacACTCAGTGACGTCTCCTtggtcgttcatcaaatggggaatggacatcgtgtgCCCCCTCCCGGCAGgacgaggtaacgtacgattttttttagttttaactgattatttctctaaatgggtagtagaaggagcattcgcccaaatacgtgAACAGGAAGTGatcaccttcatatggaaaaacatcatatgctgattcggcctccccaaagagatcaactgcgacaacggaccccaatttaTAGGAAAGAAAGTCGTCAGGTTTTTTgagaaatggcatatcaagaAAATACTCTTAACGCCATACCACCCCACGGGCAATGGACAAgcagagtcctccaacaagtcgatactgaacatcatgaagaagaaactcAAAGACGCCAAAGGGTTGTGGCCGAAAATACTACTAAAAGTACTCTGGCCTACCGAACAATGCTGAAGACGAGCACAGGAGAGACGCCTTACTCATTAGTCGATGGGACCGATGCAATAATACCGATCAAAGTCGGGGAGCCTAGCCTAAGATACTCCCATGAAAGTGGACCCAGCAACGATGAAAGCAGAAGGCATGAGCTCGACGAAGTCAaagaacgaagagatatggcctatataaggatgatcgcccaaaagcaacaagtagaacgctattataacaaaaagtCAAAGATCAggccactcaaagtcggggatTACGTGattaaagctaaaacacaagcaagcaaagacccaTATGAAGGTAAACTAGGAACAAATTGGGATGGCCCGTATAAAATCACGTCGATAACGAACAAGGGatcattccaactagaaacaatggaaggaaagctactaacaaacaactggaatattgcACACCTCAAGTACTTTAACTTTTAAGACATGAAGCCCCCCTAAGGTCGTAcactttttccctcacttgagttttgtcccaattgggttttctcaaggaggtttttaacaaggTGACGGAGGGGACACCTCAGGTTGAAGTGCTCACAGGATGGctagttcattgctcgacctctcaagACTTATCCAGGTCGACCAATGAAGGGTATGGATAGGCTAGGACTGGGACTGGGATGGAAATGCCATCCAACATTAgaaaaaatatgtaaatttctccaagtgtatgaACAAAGCACAAATGCATGAAGTTAATTTCTATTTCTCCAAATGTTCAACCAAAGCGGCGTTGCCTTAAAGATCACAATGCCGACAAATGCCGCACCTAGAGGCATACCtaaccggccctcggccataactaagTATAGGTTGTATTCGACCTCTTTTGAATCAACACCtaaccggccctcggccataactaagtataggttatattcaacctcgttcgaattaacacctaaccGGCCTTCCGCcataaataaatatatgataTGTTCGACCTAGTTTGAACTAACATCTACTGGCCCTTGGCTATGATCAAACTTAGGTTTTGTTTGGACCTCGATAGAACTAATACTTGTCGACCCGCGGCTGTAATTAAACTAAGGATATGTTCAACCCTATTCGAGCTAAATGATTACGATTAAGAAAACCAAGGCAACCAAGCAACAAGATCAAAATCATAGAAGTTCGAACCAAAGAAAAATAATCAGGTACAAATAACAAAACTGGTATTTCATACTTTAGAttattttttacaaaggctcaaAAATACGCCCACAAAAAACTTACAAGTTTGCgacaaaacaaaaagaagaaaaagaaaaactactAATTTCCGCCAGGCCCAGCAACGCCATCGGCCTGATCACCTAGGCCATCCCCATATGCCCCTTCACCATCTCCATCGCCCTCAGGATACTCGTCCTCATACTAGGCGTCCTCTTCAATCCGATCCACACCCGCATACCCCTCATCATCACCGGCCTCCGGTGTAGCAGGATCGTAGCCCCAAGCAACTTGAGCTCCACGTGCCTTAACATGAGAATCCTCGAAGACGGCTTCTGAAATGGTTCCCGCTCTCATCAGATCTCTAAATATATCCAGCTGGGCCTCGGCGTGAATCTACTCCTCGTACAAATCTTGAAGAACATCAGCAAAATCAAAAGTACGGGAAGAGGATGGTCGAGCCAGTAATTGTTCCTTCTCAGCCTCAAGAGCGGCGACTCGATCACAAAGGCCAGAAGCCTCTTTCTCTAATTCTATGATCCGTTCATCAAGCCGCTCTTCTTTGAATCTGGCCATCTCCAAGGCAGTATCTCGCTAGGAACGAAGGACATGGATTACGATCTCTAAAGTCTCCACCTTCCGCATAGCCCCCGACTAAGCTAACTTCGCCTTCTCGAGATCCTTACTCCTCAAGCTCGGCGCGCAGTGAGACCACCTGGTCTTCGAGATCATCGTACTGGGCTTCGGCCCCCCTGCTAACCTCAAGTTCATCTTCTTTATCTCTTAGCGCCCCCTCAAGAACGCTGCATTTTTAGTTGACCCTCACCAGCTCGTCATCCTTTTCCTTCAGTTCATCTCGAAGAGCCAGAAAATTGCCACTCTCACCAAACAGCCTACAAATCTCGCGGTACTTTCCACGGTACTCGCGATATTTTTGCTCCATCTTCAGAAAAATAGCCTTACGCCTCTCCTCTCTGGGCGCTTTTAATTTCCAAAATTACAAtctgaaaaagaaataaaaagaaaacgaaGATTAAGAACGAAGCCTAAACGTTGAGTTTGATAAACAAAAATGAAAGAAGTCGAAAAGCTTACCCTGAGAGAGAAGCCGACTATACTCCTTGATAATGTAGCATCATCCAACTTTTCCAGGGTTTTGCCCTCCACGTCGGAACAGATGGGACCGAGGGAAGGAACTATGTTATCTGTATTTACTAGTAAATCTCGATCCATAGGGATCGTAATGGTCCGCGTGGACCCCTCCAGTCTCACTTAGAGCCAGTTAAATCCTTTTCCCATCATCCTCACCTCATCGGCGTCAAGATCGGAGCCCGTCTCATTGCCATCCTCGGAAATGCCTTTACCTCTGTCGTCGACCGGCGAAGAAGGACCATCAGTCGTTCACGAGGCCGATGGCTCATCTCATCATAAAGTATCACAAACCCTCGCGGACAGCCCTTCGGCTTCTATCATGGCATCGGGAAGGGACATGCCTTCTATAGCCTCAATCGATGTCGGAATATCAGATGGTAACTCGACAACATCTTCAAGCACTATTGTCGCCGTCTCATGAATAACAAAATTGCCCCTTACTAAATCAACGACCCGGGCGATCCCATTACCAACGTCCACCAATCTTCCCTTACAGGGAACCAAATTCTCGCCACTCGGTGATGACTCCTCCTTCTCGTCCACAAAATGATACAAAGGGTAAGTCAGAAGCTCTGCTGTCGATAGATCCGCACGCGGAGAAGAAACCGATGTTGAGGCAGAAGTAGGTGGGGCCAACGACCGACCAGGCCTGGCCGCGGAGGAACAAGGGACATAAGCAAATGATCGGTTAGGCCTAGTCGATGTCACAATGGAATCAGGCGTCGAAGAAAAGGCAGTCTTCCTCTTACGAAATGCAGGAGGAGGAGCCTTCGGCCTCCTTGAAGATCCTCGAACTGAAAAAGAAAGATCAAAGGTTACCACTGAGAATAAACTGCAGCGAGCTAGCAATCATGagaacaaaacaacaaaaatTTATATAGATGAACTCACCGGCCAATGGAGAAGCAGGCCCGAACTTCTTGAGAAAACCTGCCCACTCACGAATCCCCATAATACCAGGCAGAACCCGGCCAATCCAGTCAAAAATATCCCCATCCAAAGGAGGGGGCATAGTCTTGGCTGTACAAAGAAGGGACAAAATCTCAGAGCATGCCACTGAAATGGGCAAGTCAAATGTTGTTGACAAAAAAAAGATATTCACGAGCGTGATTCCAAGCCTTAGAGAAGCCGTTCGCATTAGCCACCACGTCTTCGGTTCTGACAAAAAAGTAGTTGTGCTAGAACTGATGATTTGCCTTATCATCCATCTTCGCCATCGGGAATTTACCTCCTCGGTGGCGAAGGTGCAACATCGTCCCCATGTAGAAACtaggggcgaagagatgcatcagATGGGAGAGTGTGACCTTGACCCCGGCCAACTCCGCAAATTTTGTGAGCATCCTAATAAGTTTGTAGATGTATGGAATAGTTGGGCCGGGCAAATGCCATAGTAGCGGCAAAACTCATTCGCTAACGGGAGAAGGGGAAGAGTATAGCCAACATGGAAAGGATATGCATAGAACGCGCAATACCCGGGGCGGTTGATTTGTACCATATCACGCCCCACTGGGGCCAGATCGATGTGGGCAGGAATGTTGAATTTTGTCCTAAGCTCAGCTAGATCGACCTCTTTCATCGCTGACTACGAGACCTCGGGCTCTCTTTCAAGCGCCTTCGAAAAGTCGAACCTAACTTTCTCACTACgagaaattatttcctccaccgtaggaaAATTCTCATCTTCAATGGCGACAGAGACGCCACCAGCGCGAGAGGGCATAAGCACCTC containing:
- the LOC138905327 gene encoding uncharacterized protein produces the protein MIIGGGGDASINSVKFTTIHKLKRPITHKRYDELEESIIFDKSDTNGLAFPDYDALVITLRILDTDLRCIMIDDGSGACIIHPRVLVQMKLEDKIVLRFIKLIGFNNAVKRTSGEITLPVLAGGVTLETTFHIMDQDTTYNAIIG